The Dyadobacter sp. 676 DNA window GGAATATCGTAAGCTTCGCCAAGGGTATAAAGCTCGGTCACATTGGAGGTACGCGCTACCGAAGTACCCATTGCGTAACCATTGTTTTCAACCACGAAAATCACAGGCAGCTTCCAGCTCATCGCCATGTTCAGCGTTTCGTGGAAAGAGCCCTGGCGGATCGCGCCGTCGCCGAAATAGCAGATACAGATGTTATCGGTTTTGTTATATTTCTCCGCGAATGCGATACCCGCGCCGAGGGGAATCTGGCCGCCTACGATGCCGTGACCTCCGATGAAGTTATTTTCCTTGTCAAAAATGTGCATGGAACCGCCTTTACCTTTGGTAGTACCGGTCTTTTTGCCGTAAAGCTCCGCCATAATCGCTTTCGGATCGGTGCCCAATGCGAGAGGGATACCGTGGTCGCGGTAAGCGGTAATGTATTTGTCGCCCTTCTTCAAGGCACTCACCGCGCCGGAAGAGCAGGCTTCCTGGCCGATATACAAGTGACAAAAACCACGAATTTTCTGCTGACCGTACAGCTGGCCTGATTTCTCTTCAAAACGGCGTTGTAAAAGCATATTCTCGAACCAGAACATATACTGCTCCTTCGGATGCTGTAACTTTTTGGGGGCTGATGCTTTCTTTTTCTCAGTAACGGTGGCCATGTATTTGGTTCTCGTTTATAAAGACAGAACTTTGTCTTAAAGTTAGTAGTGGTTTGAACAGAGTCTGTTTTTTGCCGTACTCACGCAATGATCTGCGAAAATAAGCATAAACTAAATAACAAAGAAGTTCATGTGGCTAGAAAAGCTCCACCTTACATACTTTAAAAGCTATGAGGAGAAAGCCTTCACTTTCGGGCAACATGTGAACTGCATCGTGGGCGAGAATGGCAGCGGCAAGACCAACCTGCTCGACGCAATCTATTTCCTGACTCTTACCAAAAGCGCATTTCATAACCAGGACGCCCTTGGCATCCGCCATACCAGCGATTTTTTCCTGCTCGACGGCGTCTTCAATGAACACGGCAGGCATGTCCAGATCACATGCAGCCTGCAACGTGGCCAGCGGAAGGTATTCATGGCCGATAAAAAGCATTATGAACGCCTGAGCGACCATATCGGCCTTTTTCCGGTGGTCCTGATCGCCCCGGACGACACCGACCTGATCCGCGAAGGCAGCGAAGAGCGCCGCCGTTTTTTCGACGGTGTATTAGGCCAGGCGGTACCAGGCTACCTGACCGATTTTTTACAATACAACAAAATACTCACCCAACGAAACGGTTTGCTGGAAGCTCTTCGCCGAACGCAATTACCTCGACGAAGACCTGCTCGAAACCTACGACGAACCGCTGATCGTCCTCTCACAGCGCATTCACGAATACCGTGCGACGTTCATGCAAAAATTCGTCCCGCTGTTCCATAAGTATTACGAATTTCTCAGCAGCGGCCATGAAAAAGTGGATGTGATTTACGAAAGCGAAGTAGCCAGCCGCGATTTCCCTGCCGAATTCCGTCGCAACCGCAGCCGCGACCTACATGCGCAGCGCACAGGCAAGGGCGTGCATAAGGATGAATATGTGTTCGAAATAGACGGGGTAACCCTCAAAAAATTTGGCTCGCAGGGGCAGCAGAAGTCTTTTTTGATCGCCCTGAAACTGGCGCAATTCGAACTA harbors:
- the pdhA gene encoding pyruvate dehydrogenase (acetyl-transferring) E1 component subunit alpha → MATVTEKKKASAPKKLQHPKEQYMFWFENMLLQRRFEEKSGQLYGQQKIRGFCHLYIGQEACSSGAVSALKKGDKYITAYRDHGIPLALGTDPKAIMAELYGKKTGTTKGKGGSMHIFDKENNFIGGHGIVGGQIPLGAGIAFAEKYNKTDNICICYFGDGAIRQGSFHETLNMAMSWKLPVIFVVENNGYAMGTSVARTSNVTELYTLGEAYDIPSEPVDGMSVEAIHEAVSRAAERARKGDGPTFLEFRTYRYRGHSMSDPQKYRSKEEVEEYKHRDPIEQIRAVILENKIATEEELENIDKKVKDIVAEAVQFAEESEWPDPKEAYTDVYVENDYPFVMD